A DNA window from Thiobacillus denitrificans ATCC 25259 contains the following coding sequences:
- a CDS encoding DUF3108 domain-containing protein: MIRSRVRAGLALAGSLLLHASLVGTVGVTHSPWQAPPPLPALEVELRSVAPPAAPAARVVSASVVPAPPVPAPEVSRPPVERAAPAAEEIAAAESVNDEAFAVPPSAAPALDETARHATLPDVAVPDETSAPPPPEAQTAPALAARVLPSRLELRFDVRYGIASGKQSLLWVNEGERYTLSSVAEASGLAGIFYRGRFVQMSRGRLTAQGLQPEEFWDQRGDRRSSARFDAQQLTLLPVRGAPRHFSYSTSPQDALSLFFQLALDVPASGGPLSYTVFNGKKLREYRYASRGEVVLDTALGPLRTLHLERVGEADGRFEAWLAIDRHYLPVRLLRQDEAGNMIELQIQAIAP, translated from the coding sequence ATGATCCGCTCGCGCGTGCGCGCCGGGCTCGCGCTGGCCGGCTCGCTGCTGCTGCACGCGAGTCTGGTGGGCACGGTCGGCGTGACGCATTCGCCGTGGCAAGCTCCGCCGCCGCTGCCTGCGCTCGAAGTCGAACTGCGCAGTGTGGCGCCGCCTGCGGCGCCCGCCGCCCGCGTCGTGTCTGCATCGGTCGTTCCCGCGCCGCCGGTGCCAGCGCCCGAGGTCAGCCGTCCGCCTGTCGAGCGCGCCGCGCCCGCGGCTGAGGAGATCGCGGCTGCCGAGAGCGTCAACGACGAGGCCTTCGCGGTGCCGCCTTCCGCCGCGCCCGCGCTCGACGAGACCGCCCGGCACGCGACGCTGCCGGACGTGGCCGTGCCCGACGAGACTTCCGCACCGCCGCCCCCGGAAGCCCAGACGGCCCCGGCCCTGGCCGCGCGTGTCCTGCCGTCGCGGCTCGAACTGCGTTTCGACGTGCGCTACGGGATCGCCTCGGGGAAGCAGAGCCTGCTGTGGGTCAACGAAGGCGAGCGCTACACCCTGTCGAGCGTCGCCGAGGCGAGCGGCTTGGCCGGCATCTTCTACCGTGGCCGGTTCGTGCAGATGAGCCGGGGGCGGCTGACCGCGCAAGGCCTGCAGCCCGAGGAATTCTGGGATCAGCGCGGTGACAGGCGCAGCAGCGCGCGCTTCGATGCGCAGCAGCTGACCCTGCTGCCGGTGCGCGGCGCCCCGCGCCACTTCAGCTACAGCACGTCGCCGCAGGACGCGCTGAGCCTGTTTTTCCAGCTCGCGCTCGACGTCCCGGCAAGCGGCGGCCCATTGAGCTACACCGTGTTCAACGGCAAGAAGCTGCGCGAATACCGCTATGCATCGCGCGGTGAGGTCGTGCTCGACACGGCGCTCGGCCCGCTGCGCACGCTGCACCTCGAACGGGTCGGCGAGGCCGACGGGCGTTTCGAGGCGTGGCTCGCGATCGACCGCCACTATCTGCCCGTGCGTCTGCTCAGGCAGGACGAGGCGGGCAACATGATCGAACTGCAGATTCAGGCCATCGCGCCCTGA
- a CDS encoding DUF3108 domain-containing protein translates to MIKAFLFVASLLTAAVHAAPPQQMSLVYDLYRNGQKLGEVTDTFTRSGDRYTLTSETRARGALQILWPGTIRLESTGTVTRQGLRPEKFEHARSDAPHKLATARLDWKQHRIAYRYKGESRQVDGLRSGAQDQLSQLYQFMFAPRMAADYRLQVVSGRDLNEYRYLRKPGETLETPLGALATQQYQRITRKPDEKAITVWVAPGRANLPIQIRVTEDGVTLEQRLVSANVKG, encoded by the coding sequence ATGATCAAAGCGTTTCTGTTTGTCGCGAGCCTCCTCACCGCCGCCGTCCACGCCGCGCCGCCGCAGCAGATGAGCCTCGTCTACGATCTTTATCGGAATGGCCAGAAGCTCGGCGAGGTCACCGACACCTTCACCCGCAGTGGCGACCGCTACACGCTGACGAGCGAGACCCGCGCCCGCGGCGCGCTGCAGATCCTGTGGCCCGGCACGATCCGGCTCGAAAGCACGGGGACGGTGACGCGCCAGGGTTTGCGCCCCGAGAAGTTCGAACACGCGCGCAGCGACGCGCCGCACAAGCTCGCGACCGCGCGTCTCGACTGGAAGCAGCACCGCATCGCCTACCGCTACAAGGGGGAATCGCGGCAGGTCGACGGCCTGCGCAGCGGCGCGCAGGACCAGTTGTCGCAGCTCTATCAATTCATGTTCGCCCCGCGCATGGCGGCCGACTACCGGCTGCAGGTCGTGAGCGGGCGCGACCTCAACGAGTACCGCTATCTGCGCAAGCCCGGCGAGACGCTCGAAACCCCCCTCGGCGCCCTGGCGACCCAGCAATACCAGCGCATCACGCGAAAGCCCGACGAGAAGGCGATCACGGTCTGGGTCGCGCCCGGGCGCGCCAATCTGCCGATCCAGATCCGCGTGACGGAAGACGGTGTCACGCTCGAGCAGCGGCTCGTGAGCGCGAACGTCAAGGGCTAG
- the purN gene encoding phosphoribosylglycinamide formyltransferase, producing the protein MSCRVVVLLSGRGSNFRAIAEAGLPITIAAVISNRPDAAGLAYARDRGIAVCALDHRAHADRESFDRLLAEEIERHRPALVVLAGYMRILSPAFIARFEGRLLNIHPSLLPMFPGLKTHERALAEGVKVHGCTVHFVTADLDHGPIVIQAAVPVRADDTPEILGARVLQQEHRIYPEAVRWFAEGRLAIEDGRVNLRGDPASQSVLASADQKA; encoded by the coding sequence GTGAGTTGCCGCGTCGTCGTCCTGTTGTCGGGGCGCGGCAGCAACTTCCGCGCGATCGCCGAGGCCGGACTGCCGATCACGATCGCGGCCGTCATCAGCAACCGCCCCGACGCCGCGGGGCTCGCCTACGCGCGTGACCGCGGCATTGCGGTCTGCGCGCTCGACCACCGTGCGCATGCCGACCGCGAAAGCTTCGATCGCCTGCTGGCCGAGGAAATCGAGCGCCACCGCCCCGCCCTCGTCGTGCTCGCGGGCTACATGCGCATCCTGAGCCCGGCCTTCATCGCCCGCTTCGAAGGCCGGCTGCTCAACATCCATCCCTCGCTGCTGCCGATGTTCCCGGGCCTGAAAACGCACGAGCGCGCGCTCGCCGAAGGCGTCAAGGTGCACGGCTGCACGGTGCATTTCGTCACGGCCGATCTCGACCACGGGCCGATCGTGATCCAGGCCGCGGTGCCGGTGCGCGCCGACGACACACCGGAGATCCTCGGCGCGCGCGTATTGCAGCAGGAGCATCGCATCTACCCCGAGGCCGTCCGCTGGTTCGCCGAGGGACGGCTCGCGATCGAGGACGGGCGCGTAAACTTGCGCGGCGATCCGGCGTCACAGTCCGTGTTGGCGAGCGCAGACCAGAAGGCGTGA
- the purM gene encoding phosphoribosylformylglycinamidine cyclo-ligase, producing the protein MSSISYKDAGVDIDAGDALVERIKPLAKRTMRPEVLAGIGGFGALVEISRKYQEPVLVSGTDGVGTKLKLAFELNRHDTIGIDLVAMSVNDILVQGAEPLFFLDYFATGKLALDTAEAVISGIATGCEQAGCALIGGETAEMPGMYADGEYDLAGFAVGVVEKSKVIGGQAVAAGDVVLGLASSGAHSNGYSLVRKLIELSGIALDSDFHGRPFADAVMAPTRIYVKPLLSLMQALAVKGMAHITGGGITGNLPRCLPDGVAARIDASSWTRPPLFDWLQQAGNVEPGEMLRTFNCGIGMCVVVAAADAQSAVAHLQASGETVWQIGEIVARPAGAEQVLYS; encoded by the coding sequence TTGTCATCCATTTCCTACAAAGATGCCGGCGTCGACATCGACGCGGGCGACGCGCTGGTCGAGCGCATCAAGCCGCTCGCCAAACGCACGATGCGTCCGGAAGTGCTCGCCGGCATCGGCGGATTCGGCGCCCTGGTCGAGATTTCGAGGAAATACCAGGAGCCCGTGCTGGTCTCCGGCACGGACGGCGTCGGCACCAAGCTCAAGCTCGCGTTCGAACTGAACCGCCACGACACGATCGGCATCGATCTCGTCGCGATGAGCGTCAACGACATTCTCGTGCAGGGCGCCGAGCCCTTGTTCTTCCTCGACTATTTCGCCACCGGCAAACTCGCGCTCGATACCGCGGAAGCGGTCATCAGCGGCATCGCCACCGGCTGCGAGCAGGCCGGCTGCGCGCTGATCGGCGGCGAGACGGCCGAGATGCCCGGCATGTACGCCGACGGTGAATACGACCTCGCCGGCTTCGCCGTCGGCGTCGTCGAGAAGTCCAAGGTCATCGGCGGCCAGGCGGTCGCAGCCGGCGACGTGGTGCTCGGCCTTGCCTCGTCCGGCGCCCACTCCAACGGCTATTCGCTGGTCCGCAAGCTGATCGAACTGAGCGGCATCGCCCTCGATTCCGATTTCCACGGCCGACCGTTCGCCGACGCCGTGATGGCCCCGACGCGCATTTACGTGAAACCGCTCCTGAGCCTGATGCAGGCGCTCGCGGTCAAGGGCATGGCGCACATCACCGGCGGCGGCATCACCGGCAACCTGCCGCGCTGCCTTCCCGACGGCGTCGCTGCGCGCATCGACGCGAGCAGCTGGACGCGCCCGCCGCTCTTCGACTGGCTGCAGCAGGCCGGCAACGTCGAGCCCGGCGAAATGCTGCGCACCTTCAACTGCGGCATCGGCATGTGTGTCGTCGTTGCAGCCGCCGACGCGCAGTCCGCGGTCGCGCACCTGCAGGCGAGCGGCGAAACCGTGTGGCAGATCGGCGAGATCGTGGCGCGGCCCGCCGGGGCGGAGCAGGTCCTGTATTCGTGA
- a CDS encoding phosphoribosylaminoimidazolesuccinocarboxamide synthase, giving the protein MSAPLSGQPLFESHIASLPLIHRGKVRDIYAVGDDKLLIVTTDRLSAFDVVMPTPIPGKGEVLTRVSAFWFDKLRAVVPNQTLAIAPEAVVAEDEKDQVAGRAIVVQKLKALPIEAIVRGYLVGSGWKEYQRSQSVCGIALPAGLMQADRLPEPIFTPSTKAALGAHDENIAFEQMAERIGAELAAQVRDVSLALYQAAAEYARTRGIIIADTKFEFGLDAAGQLMWIDEALTPDSSRFWPADQYRPGSNPPSFDKQFVRDWLEASGWNKQAPGPALPADIVARTSEKYREAMVRLLGDAI; this is encoded by the coding sequence ATGTCCGCCCCCCTCTCCGGCCAGCCCCTGTTCGAATCGCATATCGCCTCGCTGCCGCTCATCCACCGCGGCAAGGTGCGCGACATCTACGCGGTGGGCGACGACAAGCTGCTGATCGTCACGACCGACCGCCTGTCGGCGTTCGACGTCGTCATGCCGACGCCGATCCCGGGCAAGGGTGAGGTGCTGACGCGGGTCTCGGCGTTCTGGTTCGACAAGCTGCGGGCCGTCGTTCCGAACCAGACGCTCGCGATTGCGCCGGAAGCCGTGGTCGCGGAAGACGAAAAAGACCAGGTCGCGGGGCGCGCGATCGTGGTGCAAAAGCTCAAGGCGCTGCCGATCGAGGCGATCGTGCGCGGCTACCTCGTGGGTTCAGGATGGAAGGAATACCAGCGGAGCCAGTCGGTCTGCGGCATCGCGCTGCCCGCCGGCCTCATGCAGGCCGACCGCCTGCCCGAGCCGATCTTCACGCCGTCGACCAAGGCGGCGCTCGGCGCGCACGACGAAAACATCGCGTTCGAACAGATGGCCGAGCGCATCGGCGCCGAGCTCGCCGCCCAGGTGCGCGACGTCAGCCTTGCGCTCTACCAGGCGGCCGCCGAGTACGCGCGCACGCGCGGCATCATCATCGCCGACACCAAATTCGAATTCGGCCTCGACGCGGCAGGCCAGCTGATGTGGATCGACGAGGCACTGACCCCGGATTCGTCGCGCTTCTGGCCCGCCGACCAGTACCGTCCGGGCAGCAATCCCCCGAGCTTCGACAAACAGTTCGTGCGCGACTGGCTCGAAGCGAGCGGATGGAACAAGCAAGCCCCGGGGCCGGCGCTGCCGGCCGACATCGTCGCGCGGACGAGCGAGAAATACCGCGAGGCGATGGTCCGCCTGCTCGGCGACGCTATTTGA
- a CDS encoding DUF3530 family protein, which yields MKKNLLRAAVLLWAALVTAQAVAGSEVADYAREKKWADEILPGLVVGDPVYLQTPRGHRKFLALFTPSDSGKAVVVVHGLGIHPDWGLIGTLRTDLADRGFASLSIQMPVLAADAKAEAYPPTFPEAAERIAEAVAFLKAKGYGEIAIVSHSMGSRMSQVYFAGKPDPAVKAWASLGIPDDDYAAVRLPILDLYGENDLPPVLGNAAKRKQSLANKASRQVVVPRSDHFFSGHEAAMVAAVAEFLDATLK from the coding sequence ATGAAGAAAAACCTGCTACGCGCGGCCGTTCTGCTCTGGGCCGCACTCGTCACCGCCCAGGCGGTTGCCGGGTCTGAGGTCGCCGACTACGCCCGCGAGAAGAAATGGGCCGACGAAATCCTCCCCGGTCTGGTCGTCGGCGATCCGGTCTATCTGCAGACGCCGCGCGGCCATCGCAAGTTTCTCGCCCTGTTCACGCCGAGCGACAGCGGCAAAGCCGTCGTCGTCGTCCACGGCCTCGGCATTCATCCGGACTGGGGCCTGATCGGCACGCTGCGCACCGACCTGGCCGATCGCGGCTTCGCATCGCTGTCGATCCAGATGCCGGTTCTCGCGGCCGATGCCAAGGCCGAGGCCTACCCGCCGACCTTTCCCGAAGCGGCCGAGCGCATCGCCGAGGCGGTCGCCTTCCTCAAGGCGAAGGGCTACGGTGAGATCGCGATCGTGTCGCACAGCATGGGGTCGCGCATGAGCCAGGTGTATTTCGCCGGCAAACCGGACCCGGCGGTCAAGGCCTGGGCGAGCCTCGGGATTCCCGACGACGACTACGCGGCCGTGCGGCTGCCGATCCTCGACCTCTACGGCGAGAACGACCTGCCGCCGGTGCTCGGAAACGCCGCCAAACGCAAGCAGAGCCTCGCGAACAAGGCGTCGCGGCAGGTCGTCGTGCCGCGCAGCGACCATTTCTTCAGCGGCCACGAAGCGGCGATGGTCGCGGCGGTCGCCGAATTCCTCGACGCGACGCTCAAATAG
- a CDS encoding HD domain-containing phosphohydrolase, whose amino-acid sequence MIVDDRGTARSLLEGLARTLEPGVIVQSYADPFEALAQMQLATPDLIITDYRMPGMDGIEFTRRIRAERRLTDVPVVIVTVVEDRQIRYQALENGATDFLTRPIDPQECRARCLNLLALRRSQKAIADRAMWLEEQVMQATREVRTRERETLMKLAKAGEYRDQETGNHIVRMAKYARLIAEELKLSAMECDEIEAAAPMHDIGKIGIPDVILLKPGRHTPDEQQIMRRHPQLGHEILAGSPSRYLQMGAIIALGHHEKFDGTGYPQGLAGEDIPLPARIVAVADVFDALTSDRPYKRAWSFQDALQFIRSESGRHFDPACVRAFERRIDAVAAIARELSDPQS is encoded by the coding sequence ATGATCGTCGACGACCGCGGGACCGCGCGCAGCCTGCTCGAAGGCCTGGCACGCACGCTCGAGCCCGGCGTCATCGTTCAGAGCTACGCGGACCCCTTCGAGGCGCTCGCGCAGATGCAGCTCGCGACGCCCGACCTCATCATCACCGACTACCGCATGCCCGGCATGGACGGCATCGAGTTCACGCGCAGGATCCGCGCCGAGCGCCGCCTGACCGACGTGCCGGTCGTCATCGTCACGGTCGTCGAAGACCGCCAGATCCGCTACCAGGCGCTCGAAAACGGCGCGACCGACTTTCTCACCCGGCCGATCGACCCGCAGGAATGCCGCGCCCGCTGCCTCAACCTGCTCGCCCTGCGGCGCAGCCAGAAGGCGATCGCCGATCGCGCGATGTGGCTCGAGGAACAGGTCATGCAGGCGACGCGCGAGGTGCGGACGCGCGAACGCGAGACGCTGATGAAACTCGCGAAGGCCGGCGAATACCGCGACCAGGAAACCGGCAACCACATCGTCAGGATGGCGAAATACGCCCGACTCATCGCCGAGGAACTCAAGCTCAGCGCGATGGAATGCGACGAGATCGAAGCCGCGGCGCCGATGCACGACATCGGCAAGATCGGCATCCCTGACGTGATCCTGCTCAAGCCCGGCCGGCACACGCCCGACGAGCAGCAGATCATGCGCCGCCACCCGCAGCTCGGTCACGAAATCCTCGCCGGCAGCCCCTCGCGCTACCTGCAGATGGGCGCGATCATCGCCCTCGGCCACCACGAGAAATTCGACGGCACCGGCTATCCGCAAGGTCTCGCCGGCGAAGACATCCCGCTCCCGGCCCGCATCGTCGCGGTCGCCGACGTCTTCGACGCACTCACCTCGGATCGCCCCTACAAGCGCGCCTGGTCGTTCCAGGACGCCTTGCAGTTCATCCGCTCGGAAAGCGGTCGCCACTTCGACCCGGCCTGCGTGCGCGCCTTCGAGCGGCGCATCGATGCAGTCGCGGCGATCGCGCGCGAACTCAGCGATCCGCAGTCCTAA
- a CDS encoding ATP-binding protein: MALDYATCSFLLTYTGEAGSPLLVVYLWVTLGNGFRYGVFYLYIAAAMAITGFLLVLTYSSYWNSHMSIGLAFLLSMIAVPLYSASLLKQLHSAVERERKASLAKSSFLANMSHELRTPLNGVIGVADLLAETKLNKEQKEFAQIIRTSADTLLELIDNVLDISRIEAGRILTSSEDFDLHRVINGTVAMMETQANAKGLVLAAHIAPQTPFQLQGDAPHLRQVLINLIGNAVKFTEHGRVDVYVRPVGQGNPQRLRLEVVDTGIGIPPDAQIRIFDSFTQADASITRRFGGTGLGTTIAKQLVEAMGGEIGLHSREGEGTTFWFELPFALRSSGQPAEERFDAPMRVALLASGDLADRMQAAIRAWDVEAVTLRSAAQLGSQLSASPASEASFGAIVVERSLLPADPVAFLSQLREGPVRSSLPVILIESDARIPPSEDALLLRAGYASVLRSPVNTGLLFNAIHAVTSRELPPNVISLANRFQAQTAQATGLNILVAEDNPVNQRVLRGLLEHAGHKTTLAHDGEEALDLLDSDGASFDLAIIDMHMPELSGPEVVQRWRFLEKGHLPIIMLTADARSEAETACKEAGADAFLTKPVNSRELIDAITRLGVPSPSPVTAPAAKAVRTGELDETVLDDLAELGGAEFVRELLASFEDDSARALRDAEFALVAHEYGQWHHHLHMLKGGASDVGANLLAERCAEAERVKPFELATPLARTRLDAVRTALEEARTALSRYQERRLRAEHS; encoded by the coding sequence ATGGCGCTGGATTACGCTACCTGTTCGTTTCTACTGACCTATACCGGGGAGGCGGGCAGCCCGCTGCTCGTCGTGTACCTGTGGGTAACGCTAGGCAACGGCTTCAGATATGGCGTTTTCTACCTGTATATCGCAGCTGCCATGGCGATCACGGGCTTCCTGCTCGTGCTTACCTACTCGTCCTATTGGAACAGCCACATGTCCATCGGGCTGGCATTTTTGCTGTCCATGATCGCGGTTCCCCTTTATTCTGCATCGCTGCTGAAGCAGCTTCACTCCGCTGTTGAGCGGGAACGCAAGGCCAGCCTGGCGAAATCGAGCTTCCTCGCCAATATGAGCCACGAGCTTCGGACCCCGTTGAACGGCGTCATAGGCGTCGCCGACCTGCTTGCCGAGACGAAGCTCAACAAGGAGCAAAAGGAGTTCGCGCAGATCATCCGCACCTCTGCCGACACCCTGCTCGAACTGATCGATAACGTGCTCGACATCTCGCGCATCGAGGCCGGTCGCATCCTCACAAGCAGCGAGGATTTCGACCTACACCGCGTCATCAACGGCACGGTCGCGATGATGGAAACGCAGGCCAACGCCAAGGGTCTCGTGCTCGCCGCGCACATCGCGCCGCAGACCCCGTTCCAGCTGCAAGGCGACGCGCCCCATCTGCGTCAGGTACTGATCAATCTGATCGGCAATGCCGTCAAATTCACCGAGCACGGACGGGTCGACGTCTACGTCCGCCCGGTCGGACAGGGCAACCCCCAACGATTGCGACTCGAAGTCGTCGATACCGGCATCGGCATACCGCCCGACGCCCAGATCCGCATCTTCGACAGCTTCACCCAGGCCGACGCGTCGATCACCCGCCGCTTCGGCGGTACCGGCCTGGGTACGACGATCGCCAAGCAACTCGTCGAAGCGATGGGGGGCGAAATCGGCCTGCACAGCCGCGAAGGCGAAGGCACGACTTTCTGGTTCGAACTGCCCTTCGCGCTGCGCAGCAGCGGGCAACCCGCCGAAGAACGGTTCGATGCACCAATGCGCGTCGCGCTCCTCGCGAGCGGCGACCTTGCCGATCGCATGCAAGCGGCGATCCGCGCTTGGGATGTCGAAGCAGTTACGCTCCGCAGCGCCGCGCAATTAGGCTCCCAACTGTCGGCATCTCCCGCGAGCGAGGCATCGTTCGGGGCGATCGTCGTGGAGCGAAGCCTGCTTCCCGCGGACCCGGTCGCCTTCCTGAGCCAGTTGCGCGAAGGCCCCGTTCGCTCGTCGCTGCCCGTGATCCTGATCGAATCAGACGCACGCATCCCACCTTCCGAGGACGCACTGCTGCTACGTGCAGGCTACGCCTCGGTGCTGCGATCGCCGGTCAACACAGGTCTTCTTTTCAACGCGATCCACGCCGTCACAAGCCGGGAACTGCCGCCCAATGTCATCTCGCTCGCCAACCGCTTCCAGGCGCAGACCGCACAGGCGACCGGACTCAACATCCTGGTCGCCGAAGACAATCCGGTCAATCAGCGCGTGCTGCGCGGCCTGCTCGAGCACGCGGGACACAAAACCACGCTTGCCCACGACGGCGAAGAAGCGCTCGATCTGCTCGATTCGGATGGCGCGAGCTTCGATCTCGCGATCATCGACATGCACATGCCCGAGCTGTCCGGCCCCGAGGTGGTGCAGCGCTGGCGCTTCCTGGAAAAAGGTCATCTCCCGATCATCATGCTCACGGCCGACGCGCGCAGCGAGGCCGAGACCGCCTGCAAGGAAGCCGGGGCTGACGCCTTTCTGACCAAGCCGGTCAACAGCCGCGAGTTGATTGACGCGATCACACGGCTCGGGGTGCCATCGCCCTCGCCCGTCACTGCGCCGGCGGCGAAAGCTGTGCGCACCGGTGAACTCGACGAGACGGTGCTCGACGATCTCGCCGAGCTCGGCGGCGCCGAATTCGTGCGTGAACTCCTCGCGAGTTTCGAGGACGACAGCGCGCGCGCCCTGCGTGACGCAGAGTTCGCGCTCGTGGCCCATGAGTACGGCCAGTGGCATCATCACCTGCACATGCTGAAAGGCGGCGCCAGCGACGTCGGCGCGAATCTGCTCGCCGAGCGCTGCGCCGAAGCCGAACGCGTCAAACCTTTCGAGCTCGCCACCCCGCTCGCGCGCACCCGACTCGACGCGGTGCGGACCGCGCTCGAGGAAGCGCGAACTGCCTTGTCGCGCTACCAGGAGCGCCGCCTACGCGCTGAGCACAGCTGA
- a CDS encoding crotonase/enoyl-CoA hydratase family protein, giving the protein MAHLQAVRSTLQPQQTNYNQLTTYYDEHSQVAWGYMNSEPRPCFTGVLLREIVDWFGEIAKRVDDPDCPDVNYVVVASAHQGVYNLGGDLNLFRQLIEARDRESLYKYAQACIRPLFLNASHLNRPNLKTIALVQGDALGGGFECALSANVLIAERGSKMGFPEILFNLFPGMGAMSLLGRKIGYGQAEKVILSGKLYSAEEMFDLGAVDVLTEPGSGEQAVYEFIRKEARQRNGALALRAAREVSQPIAHDELMRIAEIWVDAALRLEAKDLRMMERLVARQTGKAESLSGAGSAVLSA; this is encoded by the coding sequence ATGGCACACCTGCAAGCTGTCCGTTCTACGCTGCAACCCCAGCAGACCAATTACAACCAACTTACCACTTATTACGACGAGCATAGCCAGGTTGCTTGGGGTTACATGAACTCCGAACCGCGCCCATGCTTCACAGGCGTTTTGCTGCGTGAGATCGTCGACTGGTTTGGCGAGATCGCGAAGCGGGTCGATGATCCCGATTGTCCGGACGTGAATTATGTCGTGGTCGCGTCCGCCCATCAGGGGGTTTACAACTTGGGCGGTGACCTTAATCTGTTTCGCCAGCTGATCGAGGCGCGGGACCGCGAGAGTTTGTATAAATATGCGCAGGCCTGCATTCGCCCTCTGTTTCTGAACGCCTCGCATCTTAACCGTCCGAACCTGAAGACGATCGCGTTGGTCCAGGGTGACGCGCTCGGCGGGGGCTTCGAATGCGCACTCTCGGCAAACGTCTTGATCGCAGAGCGGGGGTCCAAGATGGGATTTCCGGAAATCCTTTTCAATCTGTTCCCCGGCATGGGCGCGATGAGCCTGCTTGGTAGGAAGATCGGGTACGGCCAAGCGGAGAAGGTGATCCTGAGCGGAAAGCTTTATTCCGCGGAGGAGATGTTCGACTTGGGAGCGGTCGACGTTCTTACCGAGCCGGGAAGCGGCGAGCAGGCCGTCTATGAATTCATTCGCAAGGAGGCGCGCCAACGAAATGGCGCGCTCGCCTTGCGCGCGGCACGCGAGGTATCTCAGCCGATTGCGCATGACGAACTGATGCGGATCGCCGAAATCTGGGTTGACGCGGCCTTGCGGCTCGAGGCGAAAGATCTGCGCATGATGGAGCGCTTGGTTGCGCGGCAGACCGGTAAAGCCGAGAGCTTGAGCGGAGCGGGTTCAGCTGTGCTCAGCGCGTAG
- a CDS encoding sulfite exporter TauE/SafE family protein: MPELAPTLFAAYGALGLVVGFVAGLLGVGGGLIIVPVLILLLQGQGLAPGIEPQVALATSLASILFTSLSSVRAHHRRGAVDWLLVRRITPGILAGTLAGALLAAEVSALLLKLFFVAFLFYAAFQMWLDFKPAPHRALPARPGMTLAGAVIGAVSSWVGIGGGTLSVPFMLWHNVALHRAIATSAAIGFPIALAGTAGYALGGLGVTGRPPASAGFVYLPALAGIVLGSVVTAPLGARTAHRMPVRTLKRVFALLLFALALRMVWTF, encoded by the coding sequence ATGCCCGAGCTAGCGCCGACGCTCTTCGCCGCCTACGGGGCGCTGGGTCTGGTCGTCGGTTTCGTCGCCGGCCTGCTCGGGGTCGGCGGCGGCCTCATCATCGTGCCGGTGCTGATCCTGCTGCTGCAGGGGCAAGGCCTCGCACCCGGGATCGAGCCACAGGTCGCGCTCGCGACGTCGCTGGCGTCGATTCTGTTCACCTCGCTTTCGAGCGTGCGTGCGCACCATAGGCGCGGCGCGGTCGACTGGCTACTCGTGCGCCGGATCACGCCGGGCATCCTCGCCGGCACGCTTGCCGGCGCGCTGCTCGCGGCAGAGGTGTCCGCCCTGTTGCTGAAGCTGTTTTTCGTCGCCTTTCTGTTCTACGCGGCGTTCCAGATGTGGCTCGACTTCAAGCCTGCGCCCCACCGCGCGCTGCCGGCGCGCCCCGGCATGACGCTCGCCGGCGCCGTGATCGGCGCTGTGTCGAGTTGGGTCGGCATCGGCGGCGGCACCTTGTCGGTGCCGTTCATGCTGTGGCACAACGTCGCGTTGCACCGCGCGATCGCAACCTCGGCGGCGATCGGCTTTCCGATTGCGCTGGCCGGCACGGCCGGCTACGCCCTCGGCGGCCTCGGGGTGACGGGCCGTCCGCCCGCGAGCGCGGGATTCGTCTATCTGCCCGCGCTCGCCGGCATCGTCCTCGGCAGCGTAGTGACCGCGCCGCTCGGCGCACGGACGGCCCACCGCATGCCCGTCCGGACGCTGAAGCGCGTGTTCGCGTTGCTGCTGTTTGCGCTAGCGCTGCGCATGGTATGGACGTTCTAG
- a CDS encoding EVE domain-containing protein, translating into MRYWLMKSEPSDVSIDDLAAMPEQSVAWYGVRNYQARNFMRDQMQPGDKVLFYHSSCAEPGIAGLAEVSTPAYPDATQFDPENKYFDAKATAETPRWFNVDVKLVKKTRLMPLSEIRGYPELAGMRILQKGNRLSITPVDPAEYRFIVKHL; encoded by the coding sequence ATGCGTTACTGGCTGATGAAATCGGAGCCGAGCGACGTCAGCATCGACGACCTCGCCGCGATGCCCGAGCAGAGCGTCGCCTGGTACGGCGTGCGCAACTACCAGGCGCGCAACTTCATGCGCGACCAGATGCAGCCGGGCGACAAGGTCCTGTTCTACCACTCGTCGTGCGCCGAGCCGGGGATTGCCGGGCTTGCCGAGGTGAGCACCCCGGCCTATCCGGACGCCACACAGTTCGATCCCGAGAACAAGTACTTCGACGCCAAGGCCACGGCCGAGACGCCGCGCTGGTTCAACGTCGACGTCAAGCTCGTGAAGAAGACCCGGCTCATGCCGCTATCCGAAATCCGCGGCTACCCGGAGCTGGCCGGCATGCGCATTCTGCAGAAAGGCAACCGCCTGTCGATCACGCCGGTCGACCCCGCGGAATACCGGTTCATCGTCAAGCATCTCTGA